From Flexistipes sp.:
GACCTGTGGTCGCCTGCGCTGTGGTGTTGCCGGAGGGGTTTACCGATGACCGGATTATTGACTCGAAGAAACTCCCGGCAAAAAAACGGAATATTCTGGCAAAGGTCATTACAGAAAATGCTGTTTCCTACGGGCTGGGAGTTGTCTGCAGCCTTACTATAGACAGGATAAATATCGTCAGAAGCACAAAACAGGCGATGCACTTGGCACTAAGTAATTTAAAGTGCAGTTTTGACGAAGTAATAACGGATGCCGTTGCACTTAATAACATTGAAGTCAAGCATATACACCCCTTTAAAGCCGAAGATAAATATATAGAGGTGGCTGCTGCTTCTATTCTGGCAAAAGTTTACCGGGACAGTCTGATGGAAAGATATCATTATTCCTATCAGGAATATAATTGGTTCAGCAACAAAGGCTACGGTACAAAAGAGCACAGACAGGCAATAATAGAGTGCGGGTTAAGCCCTATTCATCGCAGGAGCTTTGTAAAAAATGTTTACCCAGAAACGAGGTAAAGAGGGCGAAAAAAAAGCGGAGCAATTTCTCAGGAAAAAAGGTTATCAAATAATTGCCAGAAACTACCGTACTCCTGTGGGCGAAATAGATATTATTGCAGAAAAAAACGAGGAGCTTGTATTTATAGAAGTAAAAAAGCGGAGCAGCTCTAAATTCGGCATAGGTGCTGAAGCCGTAACAGCCCAGAAACAAAATAAAATTATCAGATCAGCGCAACTCTACATGAAAAGATTCTGTGAAGGTGAGACCAACTGCCGCTTCGACGTAATTTCCATTGATGCAAAAAATATCAGACACATAGAAAACGCTTTTACTGCCTGACAGATTTTATTGTCCTCTCCAATTCTTCCATTTTATACGGTTTGTGTATGGCCCCAGCAATCTTCTCATCATTTTCAAAAGATTGAAAACAACCCTTTTCCGCTGTTTCCGAGGCAATAACAACTGAAGAATCCTCAAGAAAGTCCTTCACAGAATGAAGAAATTTTCCAAAATCCATGCAACTGTCAGAACGAATCGCTGCTATAATAAACTCGTAGTCTTCTCCGGCTCTGATAAGTT
This genomic window contains:
- a CDS encoding YraN family protein, which gives rise to MFTQKRGKEGEKKAEQFLRKKGYQIIARNYRTPVGEIDIIAEKNEELVFIEVKKRSSSKFGIGAEAVTAQKQNKIIRSAQLYMKRFCEGETNCRFDVISIDAKNIRHIENAFTA
- a CDS encoding ribonuclease HII, which encodes MRKAGLDEVGRGCLAGPVVACAVVLPEGFTDDRIIDSKKLPAKKRNILAKVITENAVSYGLGVVCSLTIDRINIVRSTKQAMHLALSNLKCSFDEVITDAVALNNIEVKHIHPFKAEDKYIEVAAASILAKVYRDSLMERYHYSYQEYNWFSNKGYGTKEHRQAIIECGLSPIHRRSFVKNVYPETR